Proteins from a single region of Bradyrhizobium diazoefficiens:
- the rpsT gene encoding 30S ribosomal protein S20, translated as MANTTSAKKATRKIARRTAVNKSRRTQMRGAVRNVEEAIATGDRAAAVKALANAEPALMRAAQRNIIHKNNASRKVSRLTAQIAKLAK; from the coding sequence ATGGCCAATACCACTTCCGCCAAGAAAGCGACGCGCAAGATCGCCCGCCGCACCGCCGTCAACAAGTCGCGCCGCACCCAGATGCGCGGTGCCGTGCGTAACGTCGAAGAAGCCATCGCGACCGGCGATCGCGCCGCCGCCGTCAAGGCGCTGGCCAATGCCGAGCCCGCGTTGATGCGCGCCGCCCAGCGCAACATCATTCACAAGAACAACGCCAGCCGCAAAGTCTCGCGCCTCACCGCGCAGATCGCCAAGCTCGCAAAGTAA